From Amphiura filiformis chromosome 20, Afil_fr2py, whole genome shotgun sequence, a single genomic window includes:
- the LOC140141898 gene encoding uncharacterized protein, giving the protein MTDVTIMSTRELILTAFGLVFMVSVFPVCRSEENSTSLQSDNPESSKKDNSDSLFGKLSTYHVLAIGAGVGVGLCFLVCCIVGLLVYCRRQGREEGRKEEQRRTSNNNRQDGAAYTEINTEQETSFSAASNPNYMDRPDNIISGIKSSADKPDSGKTAVYQLLKKPNENMGTAEYMDPEKYTQPPVFHLKRDEDEDEDEEDEDVYIQHSAPNGKSRHNYIELRKPGCICRDSVLPKPETSLSTKPSQSTDRTRLDLEKSSCQISSKSKQQKPTPGKYENVQNVPSRPGLPKSSDYVDVDDPRLSKPADYVDVDNRSHSKSADYVDVDDPSLSKLADNPTVSKSANKVAAENQSRSKSADYVDVDDPSLSKPSNISSRDDRIIKSSQHANQKRLDFQSSSKINKPKQTPGKYENVQNVPRSGLPNSSDYVDVDDPSLSKSADDPTVSKSADKVAAEKQSYSKSNHQKPMTGRYENVQNAHNRSGLPKSSDYVDVDDPSILKSADHVAAGYPNLSKSDDYVDVDVLVFQNLLIYEDDLMLLILNTFTACGHILVLKWKFSHYIYFHAFRISSCYRENNNVRIYSFCV; this is encoded by the exons ATGACTGATGTTACAATTATGTCAACAAGGGAGTTGATTTTGACAGCTTTTGGACTTGTATTCATGGTATCTGTATTTCCAGTGTGCCGTTCCGAGGAAAATTCCACTAGTCTTCAATCTGATAATCCAGAGAGCAGTAAGAAAGATAATAGCGACTCATTATTTGGCAA GCTATCTACTTATCATGTGTTAGCAATTGGTGCTGGAGTTGGGGTGGGGCTTTGTTTCCTGGTCTGTTGTATAGTTGGTCTTTTGGTTTATTGTCGTCGCCAAGGGAGAGAGGAGGGTAGGAAGGAGGAGCAAAGAAGAACATCCAATAATAACAG GCAGGATGGTGCAGCCTACACAGAGATAAACACAGAACAGGAAACATCGTTTTCAG CGGCTTCAAATCCAAACTATATGGACAGACCCGACAATATCATTTCTGGTATCAAGTCATCCGCAGATAAGCCTGACTCTGGTAAAACCGCAGTATATCAGTTACTAAAGAAGCCAAATGAAAATATGGGGACTGCTGAATACATGGACCCTGAGAAATACACACAACCACCTGTATTCCATTTGAAAAgagatgaagatgaggatgaggatgaggaggaTGAGGATGTTTATATCCAACACAGTGCACCAAATGGGAAGAGTAGGCATAACTATATTGAGTTACGAAAGCCTGGTTGCATCTGCAGAGATAGTGTACTTCCAAAACCTGAGACTAGTCTCAGTACAAAACCATCGCAATCTACAGATCGGACGAGGTTGGATTTGGAAAAGTCTAGTTGTCAAATCTCATCCAAATCAAAACAACAGAAGCCAACACCAGGAAAGTATGAAAATGTACAGAATGTCCCCAGCCGACCTGGTCTACCAAAATCATCTGATTATGTAGATGTTGATGATCCGCGTCTTTCCAAGCCTGCTGATTATGTTGATGTTGATAATAGAAGCCATTCCAAATCTGCTGATTATGTAGATGTTGATGATCCATCTCtttctaaacttgctgataaccCAACTGTTTCAAAATCTGCTAATAAGGTAGCTGCAGAGAATCAAAGCCGTTCCAAATCTGCTGATTATGTAGATGTTGATGATCCTAGTCTTTCCAAGCCtagtaatatcagcagtagagatgaTAGGATTATAAAATCGTCACAGCATGCAAATCAAAAGAGGTTGGATTTTCAAAGCTCTTCCAAAATAAACAAACCGAAACAAACACCAGGAAAGTATGAAAATGTTCAGAATGTGCCCAGATCCGGTCTACCAAATTCATCTGATTATGTAGATGTTGATGATCCAAGTCTTTCTAAATCTGCTGATGATCCAACTGTTTCAAAATCTGCTGATAAGGTAGCTGCAGAGAAACAAAGCTATTCCAAATCAAACCATCAGAAACCAATGACAGGAAGGTATGAAAATGTACAGAATGCTCACAATAGATCTGGTCTACCAAAATCATCTGATTATGTAGATGTTGATGATCCAAGTATTTTGAAATCTGCTGATCATGTAGCTGCAGGTTATCCAAATCTTTCTAAATCTGATGATTATGTAGATGTTGATGTCTTAGTGTTTCAAAATCTGCTGATTTATGAAGATGACTTAATGCTGCTGATACTCAACACCTTTACAGCGTGTGGCCACATATTAGTgttaaagtggaaattttcacactacatttattttcatgcttttcgcATTTCAAGCTGTTACCGTGAAAATAACAATgtgcgaatatattccttttgtgtatag